One stretch of Aeromicrobium fastidiosum DNA includes these proteins:
- a CDS encoding sugar ABC transporter ATP-binding protein — MTAHRANALELESVSKTFASQMALDSLDLAVAPGEIHALVGQNGSGKSTVVKLLAGYHAPDKGSQARVAGASFDLGSMSAAHDAGLRFVHQDLGLIEAFSVAENFCITGAQGRLSRLHRAQEERRTAQAMADFGYVIDPSALVASLSAAERTAVAIVRAIEGDTPPAVLVLDEPTASLPGPDVAILVDALRRLAASGTAVLFISHHLDEVLGVADTVTILRDGRRVATVASADVSHDELAETMLGRRLGAAITRADDVSDGAALESAPARLSVRNLRSGPILDFSVDVRAGEIVGITGLTGSGREELAGALFGQRPRGGRVEVDGAEIAAHRPRSAIRHGMAYLPAERKRDALLGVANLRENLTLAELRSVSTRGRRVVPRRERAEAATWVDELAVYPAQQDKQILEFSGGNQQKVILGRLLRMSPAVLVIDEPTQGVDIGAKVLIHDLVSAAVADGACAVVCSSDSEELVRLTQRVLVMRRGVVACELAGADLTSDRIEEELLRSGPPTETRTTRDSATKVVSHVK, encoded by the coding sequence ATGACCGCGCATCGGGCGAACGCCCTGGAGCTGGAGTCCGTCAGCAAGACCTTCGCATCGCAGATGGCGCTCGACTCGCTGGATCTCGCGGTCGCGCCCGGCGAGATCCACGCGCTGGTGGGGCAGAACGGCTCCGGCAAGTCGACGGTGGTCAAGCTGCTGGCCGGCTATCACGCGCCGGACAAGGGCAGCCAGGCGCGCGTGGCCGGCGCGTCCTTCGACCTGGGGTCGATGTCGGCCGCCCATGACGCAGGACTGAGGTTCGTGCACCAGGACCTCGGCCTCATCGAGGCGTTCTCGGTGGCCGAGAACTTCTGCATCACGGGAGCTCAGGGCAGGCTGTCGCGCCTGCACCGGGCGCAGGAGGAGCGGCGGACCGCTCAGGCGATGGCCGACTTCGGCTACGTCATCGATCCGAGCGCCTTGGTGGCGAGCCTCTCGGCAGCAGAGCGAACCGCGGTGGCCATCGTCCGTGCCATCGAGGGTGACACGCCGCCTGCCGTGCTGGTGCTGGACGAGCCGACGGCGTCCCTGCCGGGGCCCGACGTCGCGATCCTCGTGGACGCGCTGCGCCGCCTGGCCGCCAGTGGGACAGCAGTGCTGTTCATCTCCCACCACCTCGACGAAGTGCTGGGAGTCGCCGACACCGTGACGATCCTGCGCGACGGTCGACGGGTCGCCACCGTCGCGTCCGCCGATGTCAGTCACGACGAGCTGGCCGAGACCATGCTGGGCCGACGCCTCGGGGCGGCGATCACCCGCGCCGACGACGTGAGTGACGGGGCGGCTCTGGAGTCGGCACCCGCTCGCCTGTCGGTCCGGAACCTCCGGTCGGGTCCGATCCTCGACTTCTCCGTCGATGTCCGAGCGGGCGAGATCGTCGGGATCACCGGGCTGACGGGGTCGGGTCGCGAGGAGCTGGCCGGAGCACTGTTCGGCCAGCGACCGCGTGGCGGAAGGGTGGAGGTCGATGGCGCCGAGATCGCTGCACACCGTCCGCGGAGCGCCATCAGGCACGGCATGGCGTATCTGCCGGCCGAGCGCAAGCGTGACGCTCTGCTCGGAGTGGCGAACCTGCGCGAGAACCTGACTCTGGCCGAGCTGCGATCGGTCTCGACCCGCGGGCGACGTGTCGTGCCTCGACGGGAGCGCGCCGAGGCGGCGACCTGGGTCGACGAGCTGGCCGTGTATCCGGCTCAGCAGGACAAGCAGATCCTCGAGTTCTCCGGTGGCAACCAGCAGAAGGTCATCCTCGGCCGCCTCCTGAGGATGTCACCCGCAGTCCTCGTCATCGACGAGCCCACGCAGGGCGTCGACATCGGTGCCAAGGTGCTGATCCACGACCTGGTCTCGGCAGCTGTCGCCGATGGCGCGTGTGCCGTGGTGTGTTCGTCTGACTCCGAGGAGCTCGTGCGGCTGACCCAGCGCGTGCTCGTCATGCGCCGCGGCGTCGTCGCCTGCGAGCTCGCCGGAGCAGATCTCACGTCCGACCGGATCGAGGAAGAGCTGCTCAGATCCGGCCCCCCAACCGAGACGCGTACGACGCGCGACTCCGCGACCAAGGTGGTTTCCCATGTCAAGTAG
- a CDS encoding SDR family oxidoreductase → MSNNLQGMTAIITGGSRGIGRSIAEAYVAQGARVVITSRQQEALDQVAEEIRSAYPGAEVLPFAAHVGDPDQSKACVDAAMAEYGRVDILVNNAGTCPQVGPLVTIDAWAAEKMFQVNQLSVLLWTRLVWEASMRDHGGRIINMASIGGLITEPGIGFYNSTKAAVLHLTRQFAVELGPDVRVNAIAPGLVRTEMVRALWEANEENFKERLPLGRIGEPEDIASAAVFLASDASSWMTGQSMVIDGGALVGHVDSADILDSVSAG, encoded by the coding sequence ATGTCGAACAATCTGCAGGGAATGACCGCGATCATCACGGGGGGGTCGCGAGGGATCGGTCGGTCGATCGCCGAGGCCTACGTCGCGCAGGGTGCGCGGGTCGTCATCACCTCTCGCCAGCAGGAGGCGCTCGACCAGGTGGCCGAGGAGATCCGCTCGGCGTATCCGGGTGCCGAGGTCCTGCCCTTCGCCGCCCACGTGGGCGATCCCGATCAGTCGAAGGCCTGTGTCGACGCCGCCATGGCTGAGTACGGCCGTGTCGACATCCTGGTGAACAATGCCGGCACCTGTCCGCAGGTCGGACCGCTCGTCACGATCGACGCCTGGGCGGCCGAGAAGATGTTCCAGGTCAACCAGCTGTCGGTGCTCCTGTGGACCAGGCTCGTCTGGGAGGCCTCGATGCGCGATCACGGTGGCCGGATCATCAACATGGCCTCGATCGGTGGGTTGATCACGGAGCCGGGCATCGGCTTCTACAACTCGACCAAGGCCGCCGTGCTGCACCTGACGCGGCAGTTCGCCGTCGAGCTGGGGCCGGACGTGCGTGTCAACGCGATCGCTCCGGGGCTCGTGCGCACCGAGATGGTTCGCGCGCTGTGGGAGGCGAACGAGGAGAACTTCAAGGAGCGCCTGCCGCTCGGCCGGATCGGCGAGCCCGAGGACATCGCCAGCGCGGCCGTCTTCCTGGCCAGCGACGCGTCGTCCTGGATGACCGGTCAGTCGATGGTCATCGACGGTGGTGCCCTGGTGGGTCACGTGGACTCGGCGGACATCCTCGACAGCGTGTCGGCTGGCTGA
- a CDS encoding nuclear transport factor 2 family protein has protein sequence MSPDEQIATVENLMKTVNKGDLQGALQYVHPDFVIHEQPGLPYEGEWRGHDGFVSLMTYIGSIWKGWRDTPFPYELASVGSRVMKETRSSATARSTGERIEMDMMEVLEFKDDLIHTIRPYYWDPEWVRRATAGSPPPPSRGSAG, from the coding sequence ATGTCCCCCGATGAGCAGATCGCCACGGTCGAGAACCTCATGAAGACCGTCAACAAGGGCGATCTCCAAGGAGCTCTGCAGTACGTCCATCCCGACTTCGTCATCCACGAGCAGCCGGGCCTTCCGTACGAGGGCGAATGGCGCGGGCACGACGGCTTCGTCAGCCTGATGACCTACATCGGATCCATCTGGAAGGGCTGGCGGGACACGCCCTTCCCCTACGAGCTCGCCTCGGTGGGAAGCCGCGTGATGAAGGAGACGCGCTCGAGCGCGACCGCACGCTCGACCGGAGAGCGGATCGAGATGGACATGATGGAGGTCCTGGAGTTCAAGGACGACCTGATCCACACCATTCGTCCCTACTACTGGGACCCTGAGTGGGTGCGGCGGGCGACTGCCGGATCGCCCCCGCCGCCCTCCCGGGGTTCGGCAGGCTGA
- a CDS encoding thiolase family protein → MSRTAVVVDAVRSPMAKGKPARDGRAGGALCDVHPVELLGQVLESLFARNAAVDPGEVEDVIAGCVSQVGEQAGPIGRWAWLAAGLPDHVPSVAVNRACGSSQQAVDFAAQGVLAGVYDIVVACGVESMSRIPMGTARMGQDHQGPSVAARYAPGLVSQGISAELISARFGIGRDELDEFSAASHARAHAADFTAEIVPVRRPDGSLVDHDETVRPATTAAGLAELRPAFRSDEMSERFTEIQWNVTAGNSSQLADGASAVLIMTEERALQLGLTPRARFHSFAVAGDDPITMLMGPVPATEKLLKRAGLSIGDIDHYEINEAFAPVPIAWGRHFGADPARINPAGGAIALGHPLGASGARLLTTMLGQLERTGGRYGLQTMCEAGGMANATLIERL, encoded by the coding sequence GTGTCGAGGACTGCGGTGGTGGTGGACGCTGTGCGTTCGCCGATGGCAAAAGGCAAGCCCGCGCGAGACGGCCGGGCCGGAGGTGCTCTCTGCGACGTGCACCCGGTCGAGCTGCTCGGCCAGGTGCTGGAGTCGCTGTTCGCGCGCAACGCGGCAGTGGATCCGGGCGAGGTCGAGGACGTCATCGCGGGCTGTGTCAGCCAGGTGGGTGAGCAGGCCGGCCCGATCGGGCGGTGGGCATGGCTCGCCGCTGGTCTGCCCGACCATGTTCCGTCGGTCGCGGTCAACCGGGCCTGCGGATCGAGTCAGCAGGCCGTGGACTTCGCGGCTCAGGGGGTTCTGGCCGGGGTCTACGACATCGTCGTCGCCTGCGGCGTGGAGTCGATGAGCCGCATCCCGATGGGCACGGCGCGGATGGGCCAGGATCATCAGGGCCCGTCGGTGGCGGCGCGGTACGCCCCCGGTCTGGTCTCGCAGGGCATCTCGGCCGAGCTCATCTCGGCCAGGTTCGGCATCGGTCGGGACGAGCTGGACGAGTTCTCCGCAGCGTCCCACGCCCGTGCTCACGCTGCCGACTTCACCGCGGAGATCGTGCCGGTGCGACGTCCGGACGGTTCGCTCGTCGACCACGACGAGACGGTCCGGCCAGCAACCACGGCGGCCGGTCTCGCCGAGCTCAGGCCCGCCTTCCGGTCCGACGAGATGTCCGAGCGGTTCACGGAGATCCAGTGGAACGTCACGGCAGGCAACTCGTCCCAGCTCGCCGACGGTGCGAGTGCCGTCTTGATCATGACCGAGGAGCGAGCACTCCAGCTGGGCCTGACGCCTCGTGCCAGGTTCCACTCCTTCGCCGTCGCCGGCGACGACCCGATCACGATGCTCATGGGGCCCGTGCCCGCGACCGAGAAGCTGCTCAAGCGAGCAGGCCTGTCCATCGGGGACATCGATCACTACGAGATCAACGAGGCCTTCGCGCCCGTGCCGATCGCGTGGGGCAGGCACTTCGGGGCAGATCCTGCGCGCATCAATCCGGCTGGTGGAGCGATCGCCCTGGGGCACCCGCTCGGGGCCTCTGGCGCTCGCCTGCTGACGACGATGCTCGGCCAGCTGGAGCGCACGGGGGGCCGCTACGGACTGCAGACCATGTGCGAGGCCGGCGGCATGGCCAATGCCACGCTCATCGAGCGCCTCTGA
- a CDS encoding CaiB/BaiF CoA transferase family protein, protein MNQATNGGPLAGLTVIELAGIGPGPFAAMLLADMGADVIRIERPDGTASTMAPTLDVTRRGRQSVTINLRDPRGVAAVLDLVAKADVLIEGNRPGVTERIGLGPEDCWARNPRLVYGRMTGWGQDGPLAHSAGHDIGYLAITGALHAIGRPDEGPTIPVNLLGDFAGGSLYLVIGILAATIEAQRSGRGQVVDAAIVDGAASLTSMLHGLLAAEQWRDERGVNFLDGGVPWYDVYETADGEYMAAGPLEPKFYASFVELLGLTSEESDRSDPATWPQLAETFRATFATRTQAEWTDVFDGTDACVSPVVSLTAAAQHPHLTHRQTFVEIDGRTQPAPAPRFSRTPSTVRRGPVEPGTDTRAVLTSWGVTNVEELLASGVATQA, encoded by the coding sequence ATGAATCAAGCAACCAACGGGGGTCCCCTGGCGGGACTCACCGTCATCGAGCTCGCGGGCATCGGCCCCGGCCCCTTCGCGGCGATGCTGCTGGCCGACATGGGTGCAGACGTCATCCGGATCGAGCGTCCCGACGGGACGGCCAGCACCATGGCTCCCACGCTGGACGTGACACGACGAGGCCGACAGTCCGTGACGATCAACCTGCGCGACCCGCGAGGCGTGGCGGCGGTCCTCGACCTCGTGGCGAAAGCGGACGTGTTGATCGAGGGCAACCGTCCTGGCGTCACCGAGCGCATCGGCCTGGGTCCCGAGGACTGCTGGGCACGCAATCCGCGGCTGGTCTACGGCCGCATGACCGGCTGGGGACAGGACGGCCCACTGGCGCACAGCGCCGGGCACGACATCGGCTATCTCGCGATCACCGGCGCACTTCACGCGATCGGCCGACCCGATGAAGGACCGACGATCCCGGTCAACCTGCTGGGCGACTTCGCCGGCGGATCGCTCTACCTGGTCATCGGCATCCTCGCGGCCACCATCGAGGCCCAGCGGTCCGGTCGAGGCCAGGTCGTGGACGCGGCCATCGTCGACGGCGCGGCGTCGCTGACCTCGATGCTGCACGGACTTCTCGCCGCCGAGCAGTGGCGTGACGAGCGCGGCGTCAACTTCCTCGACGGCGGCGTGCCCTGGTACGACGTGTACGAGACCGCTGATGGCGAGTACATGGCTGCGGGGCCGCTCGAGCCCAAGTTCTACGCCTCGTTCGTGGAGCTCCTCGGCCTCACCAGCGAGGAGTCGGACCGCAGCGATCCCGCGACCTGGCCCCAGCTCGCCGAGACGTTCCGCGCCACCTTCGCCACCAGGACACAGGCCGAGTGGACCGACGTCTTCGACGGCACCGACGCGTGCGTCTCGCCGGTCGTCAGCCTCACAGCGGCCGCCCAGCACCCGCACCTGACCCACCGGCAGACGTTCGTCGAGATCGACGGGCGAACGCAACCGGCTCCCGCTCCGCGGTTCAGCCGCACACCGTCGACCGTCCGACGCGGCCCGGTCGAGCCCGGCACCGACACGCGGGCCGTGCTGACCAGCTGGGGCGTCACCAACGTCGAGGAGCTCCTGGCCTCAGGCGTCGCCACCCAGGCCTGA
- a CDS encoding enoyl-CoA hydratase-related protein, giving the protein MDGIDITHRDGVLRVGFNRPDRLNAVDTAMLVAAAAGIEDAATDEAVRAIVLTGEGRAFCAGSALSNMFPEPDHSILDAVNRLVGAIKEVPKPVLVGVNGVTAGIGCSFALAADLVLAKESAFFVLGFTDLGIVPDGGATYLLPAAIGRARATRMTFLSERVTATTAAEWGMISGVVADDAFDATLAEWASRLAAGPTVALAETKKAFAAAEGDMLRDALAREKAAQDVCMATDDFVEGTRAATEKRSPRFRGI; this is encoded by the coding sequence ATGGATGGCATCGACATCACACATCGCGACGGCGTGCTGCGCGTCGGGTTCAACCGGCCCGATCGTCTCAACGCGGTCGACACCGCGATGCTGGTGGCAGCCGCCGCCGGCATCGAGGATGCTGCGACGGACGAGGCTGTCCGCGCCATCGTGCTGACCGGGGAGGGGCGTGCGTTCTGCGCTGGCTCGGCTCTGTCCAACATGTTCCCGGAGCCCGATCACTCGATCCTCGACGCCGTCAACCGGCTCGTCGGTGCGATCAAGGAGGTGCCGAAGCCCGTGCTGGTCGGTGTCAACGGCGTGACGGCAGGGATCGGCTGCTCCTTCGCCCTGGCTGCCGACCTGGTGCTGGCCAAGGAGTCGGCGTTCTTCGTCCTGGGATTCACCGACCTGGGCATCGTCCCGGACGGCGGGGCGACGTACCTGCTCCCAGCGGCGATCGGTCGAGCACGCGCGACGCGGATGACCTTCTTGTCCGAGCGGGTCACTGCCACGACGGCTGCGGAGTGGGGCATGATCTCCGGTGTCGTGGCCGACGACGCCTTCGACGCGACGTTGGCCGAGTGGGCCTCGCGGCTTGCAGCGGGCCCCACGGTCGCGCTGGCCGAGACCAAGAAGGCCTTCGCGGCGGCGGAGGGCGACATGCTGCGTGACGCGCTCGCGCGGGAGAAGGCGGCCCAGGACGTCTGCATGGCGACGGACGACTTCGTGGAGGGCACGAGAGCTGCCACCGAGAAGCGAAGCCCGCGTTTCCGAGGCATCTGA
- a CDS encoding carotenoid oxygenase family protein encodes MRFEATVDECIVTEGEIPKDLAGGFYRVGPAWKRPTKQGTTAGLTSDGMVQGLVFDNGRVDYKNRWVRTPKYLLEEQHDRSMFEWLDCNFGDWRDTGFGEVVRDDANRGVSQTTAGTNVFPFAGQMIATHEQGGPPIALDPITLETKGIVPWSTKLSEGMIPPAAYGDNAFAAHPKWDHATGDLFGWTWSDQQPYLTMHVVNKNGSVRSREIWDAPFATVAHDAWLTQDWLVMAFQGFVPDRDRYQKQNLSVWGWKPENPIHLALIPRDAPDTPVRWIKTDLEPQYIMHTMSANVVGNKLLLDGPIFNRPPFPFEQDMEEGEDVALYFNIARSSLGRWIVDLDTGHVKAEQLSDRPSELPKVDERFYGQGYTWGYQVGGIVKRGGMKMNSLVVTNMETLSDQEYQIRQDEPAAVMEATFAPRSPDSPEGDGYIIVPISWWADKRGEYQIFDTDDITKGPIAKIELPFMMGWTPHGHWMDFR; translated from the coding sequence ATGAGGTTCGAGGCCACGGTCGACGAGTGCATCGTCACCGAGGGCGAGATCCCCAAGGATCTGGCCGGAGGCTTCTACCGTGTCGGTCCGGCGTGGAAGCGTCCGACCAAGCAGGGCACCACGGCGGGGCTCACCTCCGACGGCATGGTCCAGGGCCTGGTGTTCGACAACGGCCGCGTCGACTACAAGAACCGCTGGGTGCGCACCCCCAAGTACCTGTTGGAGGAGCAGCACGACCGCAGCATGTTCGAGTGGCTCGACTGCAACTTCGGTGACTGGCGTGACACCGGATTCGGCGAGGTCGTCCGCGACGACGCCAACCGCGGCGTCAGCCAGACGACCGCCGGCACCAATGTCTTTCCGTTCGCCGGACAGATGATCGCGACGCACGAGCAGGGCGGTCCGCCGATCGCGCTCGACCCGATCACCCTGGAGACCAAGGGAATCGTCCCGTGGTCGACCAAGCTGTCCGAGGGCATGATCCCGCCGGCGGCGTACGGCGACAACGCTTTCGCCGCCCATCCCAAGTGGGACCACGCGACGGGCGATCTCTTCGGCTGGACCTGGAGCGATCAGCAGCCGTACCTCACGATGCACGTCGTCAACAAGAACGGGTCCGTCAGGAGCCGGGAGATCTGGGATGCGCCGTTCGCGACGGTCGCCCACGACGCCTGGCTCACCCAGGACTGGCTCGTGATGGCCTTCCAGGGCTTCGTGCCCGACAGGGACCGCTACCAGAAGCAGAACCTCAGCGTCTGGGGCTGGAAGCCCGAGAACCCGATCCACCTCGCGTTGATCCCGCGCGATGCGCCCGACACGCCGGTGCGCTGGATCAAGACCGATCTCGAGCCGCAGTACATCATGCACACGATGTCGGCCAACGTGGTCGGCAACAAGCTGCTGCTGGACGGCCCGATCTTCAACCGTCCGCCCTTCCCCTTCGAGCAGGACATGGAGGAGGGTGAGGACGTCGCGCTCTACTTCAACATCGCCAGGAGCAGCCTCGGCCGCTGGATCGTCGACCTCGACACCGGCCACGTGAAGGCCGAGCAGCTGTCCGACCGTCCCTCGGAGCTGCCCAAGGTCGACGAGCGGTTCTACGGGCAGGGCTACACGTGGGGCTACCAGGTCGGCGGGATCGTCAAGCGCGGCGGCATGAAGATGAACAGCCTGGTCGTCACCAACATGGAGACGTTGTCCGACCAGGAGTACCAGATCCGTCAGGACGAGCCCGCTGCCGTCATGGAAGCCACGTTCGCGCCGCGCAGTCCTGACTCCCCGGAGGGCGACGGCTACATCATCGTGCCGATCTCGTGGTGGGCCGACAAGCGCGGCGAGTACCAGATCTTCGACACGGACGACATCACGAAGGGTCCGATCGCCAAGATCGAGCTGCCGTTCATGATGGGCTGGACGCCGCACGGTCACTGGATGGACTTCCGCTGA
- a CDS encoding AMP-binding protein: MNSAGPHDAGAVFDQPVGELLRRRAGELSDRPYLTVVGRSFTFAEMDARVDEVAAGLQALGVTKGDRVATISTNRSEAVLIFYAVTRLGAILVSLNPFLKGSFLAFQLGHAAPKVVVSDAQGVAALATVIDEVPSLEVCVALDADDGVELAASRLVPFDDLAGLGTDLDLPDVSATDVALIVYTSGTTGNPKGCALSHGYLQCAAQGFLDALEVGPDDVIYGTMPMYHVGVLCHTILGSLMTGIPATLDAHFSARTFIARAEEIGATVTYGVGAHGASLMALPPSPDDRKHRLRTLMVAPMTPATQEEFHERFGIDPLAEIFGQTECIPVSMTPLSGERDRGGAGLPAPQIDVILLDDDDRPVADGEVGEICFRPRHRFAMFSGYWNNPEATLAATSSLWFHSGDLGRIRPSGQVQFVDRKKDSMRRRGENISSAEVEGAILRHPKVADVAVHGVPSELTEEDVKACIILKPGVEVTPEELFAFFQSSMPYYAVPRYVELFDDLPRSAVGRVTKAVLRARPAVGDTGWDLEAMGFSVDRADRRTVAG; the protein is encoded by the coding sequence ATGAACTCAGCAGGTCCCCATGACGCGGGCGCAGTCTTCGATCAGCCCGTCGGTGAGCTCCTTCGCCGACGGGCCGGCGAGCTGTCCGACCGTCCGTACCTCACCGTCGTCGGTCGCTCCTTCACGTTCGCCGAGATGGATGCCCGCGTCGACGAGGTCGCGGCCGGCCTCCAGGCGCTGGGCGTGACGAAGGGTGACCGAGTCGCCACGATCTCCACGAACCGATCCGAAGCGGTGCTGATCTTCTACGCGGTGACGCGACTCGGCGCGATCCTGGTGTCGCTCAATCCCTTCCTGAAGGGATCCTTCCTCGCCTTCCAGCTCGGTCACGCCGCACCGAAGGTCGTCGTCAGCGACGCCCAGGGCGTCGCCGCGCTCGCAACCGTGATCGACGAGGTTCCGAGCCTCGAGGTCTGTGTCGCCCTCGACGCCGACGACGGCGTCGAGCTGGCCGCCTCCCGGCTGGTGCCCTTCGACGACCTGGCCGGGCTCGGCACCGATCTCGACCTGCCAGACGTGTCAGCCACTGATGTCGCCCTCATCGTCTACACGTCGGGCACCACGGGCAATCCCAAGGGGTGCGCCCTCAGCCACGGCTACCTGCAGTGCGCGGCGCAGGGCTTCCTCGACGCTCTCGAGGTCGGGCCCGATGACGTGATCTACGGAACCATGCCGATGTACCACGTCGGCGTCCTCTGCCACACGATCCTCGGCAGCCTCATGACGGGGATCCCTGCGACTCTCGACGCGCACTTCAGCGCGAGGACCTTCATCGCGCGGGCCGAGGAGATCGGTGCCACCGTCACGTACGGCGTCGGTGCCCACGGGGCGTCGCTGATGGCGCTCCCACCGAGCCCCGACGACCGCAAGCACCGCCTGCGCACCCTGATGGTCGCCCCGATGACCCCCGCGACGCAGGAGGAGTTCCACGAGCGGTTCGGCATCGACCCGCTGGCCGAGATCTTCGGGCAGACCGAGTGCATCCCGGTCTCCATGACGCCCCTGTCGGGCGAACGCGACCGGGGCGGTGCCGGCCTTCCGGCCCCGCAGATCGACGTGATCCTGCTCGATGACGACGACCGCCCCGTCGCCGATGGAGAGGTGGGCGAGATCTGCTTCCGGCCGCGCCACCGGTTCGCGATGTTCAGCGGCTACTGGAACAACCCCGAGGCCACGCTCGCGGCCACCAGCTCGTTGTGGTTCCACAGTGGCGATCTCGGACGTATCAGGCCGAGCGGGCAGGTGCAGTTCGTCGACCGCAAGAAGGACTCGATGCGTCGCCGCGGCGAGAACATCTCGAGCGCTGAGGTCGAGGGCGCGATCCTGCGCCACCCGAAGGTCGCCGACGTCGCGGTCCACGGCGTGCCCTCCGAGCTCACCGAGGAGGACGTCAAGGCCTGCATCATCCTCAAGCCGGGCGTCGAGGTGACGCCCGAGGAGCTGTTCGCCTTCTTCCAGTCGTCGATGCCGTACTACGCCGTGCCCCGGTACGTCGAGCTGTTCGACGACCTGCCCCGCAGCGCCGTCGGGCGTGTCACCAAGGCCGTCCTGCGCGCTCGGCCCGCCGTGGGTGACACCGGTTGGGACCTCGAGGCCATGGGCTTCTCGGTCGACCGAGCCGACCGGCGCACCGTCGCCGGATAG
- a CDS encoding LLM class flavin-dependent oxidoreductase, which translates to MPSRTTDLRRIPQYAQWADEAGLDTVWSWELAKDPISQLATSSMVTQRIGLGTGLAVASNRTAASMANHAIDIDELSGGRMHLGLGPGLIPNAKPLTYMREYMDVIRLNWQYIATGEAPAYDGEFHSFKQPRYEVFERRAMVRPSIPIYLGAIGPKMLEMVGAKADGWIGSLSTPAYIEERVRPLVEQGAESAGRSMNEVDMLVQRFCIVSDDEDVAFDRARKQIGFYLLAKYSDAPAKFVGLHDEVVDLRERARTEGAAAYANISDELVRTFSIVGTPDQARAQVKEWEGVVDHLVLHIPYVPPLSAEESEDSYVNAVATFSRTGRSPLQPA; encoded by the coding sequence ATGCCGTCGCGAACGACGGACCTGCGACGGATCCCGCAGTACGCCCAGTGGGCCGACGAGGCCGGGCTCGACACCGTGTGGAGCTGGGAGCTCGCGAAGGACCCGATCTCGCAGCTCGCCACGTCGTCCATGGTGACCCAGCGGATCGGCCTCGGCACGGGCCTCGCCGTGGCGAGCAACCGCACCGCCGCCTCGATGGCCAACCACGCCATCGACATCGACGAGCTGTCCGGCGGTCGCATGCACCTGGGGTTGGGCCCGGGGCTGATCCCCAACGCGAAGCCCTTGACCTACATGCGCGAGTACATGGACGTCATCCGCCTCAACTGGCAGTACATCGCGACGGGTGAGGCCCCCGCGTACGACGGCGAGTTCCACTCCTTCAAGCAGCCCCGCTACGAGGTCTTCGAGCGACGAGCGATGGTGCGCCCATCGATCCCGATCTACCTGGGTGCCATCGGGCCCAAGATGCTCGAGATGGTCGGTGCCAAGGCAGACGGCTGGATCGGTTCGCTGTCGACCCCTGCCTACATCGAGGAGCGCGTTCGCCCACTCGTCGAGCAGGGCGCCGAGTCCGCCGGGCGGTCGATGAACGAGGTCGACATGCTGGTGCAGCGGTTCTGCATCGTGTCCGACGACGAGGACGTCGCCTTCGATCGTGCGCGCAAGCAGATCGGCTTCTACCTGCTCGCCAAGTACAGCGACGCGCCCGCCAAGTTCGTCGGCCTGCACGACGAGGTCGTCGACCTCCGCGAGCGGGCTCGCACCGAGGGCGCGGCGGCGTACGCCAACATCAGCGACGAGCTCGTCCGAACCTTCTCCATCGTCGGCACGCCCGACCAGGCGAGGGCGCAGGTCAAGGAGTGGGAAGGCGTCGTCGACCACCTGGTCCTGCACATCCCGTACGTCCCTCCGCTGAGCGCCGAGGAGAGCGAGGACTCCTACGTCAACGCGGTCGCGACGTTCAGCCGCACCGGCCGAAGCCCGCTCCAGCCCGCCTGA